A genomic window from Panthera tigris isolate Pti1 chromosome B4, P.tigris_Pti1_mat1.1, whole genome shotgun sequence includes:
- the LOC102959235 gene encoding 40S ribosomal protein S24-like: MNDTVTIRTRKFMTNRLLQRKQMVIDVLHPGKATVPKTEIREKLAKMYKTTPDVIFVFGFRTHFGGGKTTGFGMIYDSLDYAKKNEPKHRLARHGLYEKKKTSRKQQKERKNRMKKVRGTAKANVGAGKKK; this comes from the coding sequence ATGAATGACACAGTAACTATCCGGACCAGGAAGTTCATGACCAACCGACTACTTCAGCGGAAACAGATGGTCATCGATGTTCTTCACCCTGGAAAGGCAACAGTACCTAAGACAGAAATTCGggaaaaactagccaaaatgtaCAAGACCACACCAGATGTCATCTTTGTATTTGGATTCAGAACCCATTTTGGAGGTGGCAAGACAACTGGCTTTGGCATGATTTATGATTCCTTGgattatgcaaagaaaaatgaacccaaaCATAGACTTGCACGACATGGCTTGTATGAGAAGAAAAAGACGTCgagaaaacagcagaaggaaCGCAAGAACCGAATGAAGAAAGTCAGGGGAACTGCAAAAGCTAATGTTGGTGCTGGCAAAAAGAAGTGA